The Nostoc sp. 'Lobaria pulmonaria (5183) cyanobiont' genome window below encodes:
- a CDS encoding tryptophan halogenase family protein gives MSQDVQKILIVGGGSAGWMTAAYLSKALDKNINITLVESSNITKIGVGEATFSTIKVFFDFLGLQEYEWMPKCNATYKMAIKFVNWNAKGQHFYHPFQRYEVIDGFDISEWWLKMKKDQEAFDYACFLIPWLCDHQRSPRYLDSKVFDHKVQNEFSQEHIAKKNILDKLKIQYPYAYHFDANLLARFMKDYAMSRGVKQIVDDMVDIKLTEDGSIDSLTTKEHGILSGDLFIDCTGFRGLLINKALGEPFISYSDSLLCDRAIAMQIPTDIKKDGINPYTTSTALSSGWVWNIPLYGRNGTGYVYSSAFISAESAEQEFRQHLGAAANNGQASHIKMRIGRNRNSWVKNCVAIGLSSGFVEPLESTGIFFIQHGIEELVNHFPSKSFNQELIHSYNKVVADCIDGVREFLTLHYYASDRTDTEFWKATKNNIKVPEELQEKLRLWKNRLPSNKTINPKYHGFESYSYSVMLLGLNYMPESSLPILEHIGNHNAEAAFLEIRERANYLTSTLPSQSEYLTHVIKSQEQSEYVSGVSDRSYQIHALIS, from the coding sequence ATGTCACAGGATGTACAAAAAATTTTAATTGTTGGTGGTGGTTCAGCCGGTTGGATGACGGCAGCTTATTTAAGTAAAGCACTAGATAAAAATATTAATATTACTCTGGTGGAATCATCTAACATCACAAAAATTGGTGTTGGAGAAGCAACTTTTAGTACCATCAAAGTATTCTTTGATTTTCTAGGGTTACAAGAATATGAATGGATGCCAAAGTGTAATGCCACATATAAGATGGCAATTAAGTTTGTCAACTGGAATGCAAAAGGGCAACACTTCTACCATCCTTTCCAGAGATATGAGGTAATCGACGGCTTTGATATCTCTGAATGGTGGCTGAAAATGAAGAAAGACCAAGAAGCATTTGATTATGCCTGCTTTCTAATTCCCTGGCTGTGCGATCATCAAAGATCGCCGAGATATTTAGATAGTAAAGTCTTCGATCACAAAGTTCAAAATGAATTTTCTCAAGAGCATATCGCCAAGAAAAATATCTTGGATAAGTTAAAAATTCAGTACCCCTATGCCTATCATTTTGATGCGAATCTACTGGCAAGATTCATGAAAGATTATGCAATGTCAAGGGGAGTGAAGCAAATTGTTGATGATATGGTGGATATTAAGTTAACTGAGGATGGGAGCATAGATAGTCTTACAACCAAAGAGCATGGCATTCTCAGTGGCGACCTTTTTATTGACTGTACTGGTTTCCGTGGTCTTTTGATCAACAAAGCGCTTGGTGAGCCATTCATTTCTTATTCAGATTCACTATTGTGCGATCGCGCGATCGCAATGCAGATACCAACTGATATCAAAAAAGATGGCATCAACCCTTATACCACGTCAACTGCACTTTCGTCGGGTTGGGTCTGGAATATACCTTTGTATGGCAGAAATGGTACTGGGTATGTTTATTCAAGTGCATTCATTTCTGCTGAGTCAGCAGAACAGGAATTTCGCCAGCATTTGGGAGCCGCTGCTAATAATGGTCAAGCCTCTCATATCAAGATGCGGATTGGACGTAACAGAAACTCATGGGTGAAAAACTGTGTAGCAATTGGCCTTTCCAGTGGATTTGTGGAACCACTAGAATCTACTGGCATCTTCTTCATTCAACATGGAATTGAAGAGTTAGTTAACCACTTTCCCAGCAAATCTTTCAATCAAGAACTAATTCACAGCTATAACAAAGTTGTCGCTGACTGCATAGATGGTGTGCGAGAATTTTTGACACTTCATTATTATGCTAGCGATCGCACCGACACAGAATTCTGGAAAGCAACTAAGAACAATATCAAAGTTCCAGAAGAACTACAGGAAAAATTAAGGTTATGGAAAAATAGACTGCCAAGCAATAAGACTATCAACCCGAAATACCACGGCTTCGAGTCTTACTCTTATTCGGTAATGTTGCTGGGGCTAAATTACATGCCTGAAAGCAGTCTTCCCATTTTAGAACATATCGGCAATCACAATGCGGAGGCTGCATTTTTGGAAATTAGGGAAAGAGCCAATTACCTAACTTCAACTTTACCGTCTCAGTCTGAATACTTGACTCATGTAATAAAGTCACAAGAACAGTCGGAGTATGTAAGTGGGGTTAGCGATCGCTCATATCAGATTCATGCACTAATTTCATAA
- a CDS encoding flavin-containing monooxygenase codes for MTVKQVCVIGAGVSGLVSAKTFLEEGYEVTLFEKRQGLGGVWERSRTYPGLSIQNPRDTYAFSDFPMPASYPEWPSAEQICAYLESYAQHFGVTEKIQFGAKVTKVERKSASIPGWIVSVSFQEDGKEIGKQNYEFDFVIVCNGTYDIPYIPKLPGMEEFIAAGGQVIHTNDFNDGSVIEGKRVVVVGFGKSATDLANLAASKAKECTLVFRQALWKVPNFFLGLLNIKYIFLTRFAEIWMPYHKLQGWEKWLHSFGKPLVWAFWRLNETILRLQFPLDACGMVPKQPMNKLIGCSIGLVPKGFFEYVRAGKIRAVKTKINKFFASGVELDNGEKIQADVVVFGTGFLQDIPFLEEKYHRHVFDQQGTIHLYRHLIHPHIPQMGFVGYNYTFCAQLSAEIGARWLSEYVKGNLPLPSPQQMLEDVTAELEWRKKDRPYAFVSGACVTPFTFHYIDELLQDMGLSSRRQPGNLVGEFLMPIDPSAYKHLGEELQAKQKQHPSLNDFAIAASVEVKKKPSLISP; via the coding sequence ATGACGGTGAAACAAGTATGCGTGATTGGGGCTGGAGTCAGCGGATTAGTCTCAGCAAAGACCTTTCTTGAGGAAGGTTACGAAGTTACATTGTTCGAGAAACGGCAGGGACTTGGTGGTGTGTGGGAAAGATCGAGAACTTACCCAGGACTGTCGATTCAAAATCCCAGAGATACCTATGCTTTCTCAGACTTTCCTATGCCTGCCTCTTATCCAGAATGGCCTTCAGCAGAGCAAATATGCGCTTACCTTGAATCCTATGCCCAACACTTTGGTGTCACAGAAAAAATTCAGTTCGGTGCAAAAGTAACTAAAGTGGAGCGCAAATCAGCAAGTATTCCTGGATGGATAGTCAGTGTTAGCTTTCAAGAAGATGGTAAGGAGATCGGAAAACAAAATTACGAGTTCGACTTTGTGATTGTGTGCAATGGCACTTATGATATTCCCTACATTCCTAAGTTGCCGGGGATGGAAGAGTTCATTGCCGCCGGAGGTCAAGTAATACATACTAACGACTTTAATGACGGCTCTGTAATTGAGGGCAAGCGAGTCGTTGTTGTCGGTTTTGGCAAGTCAGCCACCGATTTAGCGAATCTTGCAGCTAGCAAGGCCAAGGAATGTACCCTTGTCTTCCGTCAAGCGCTGTGGAAAGTTCCTAACTTCTTTCTCGGTCTGTTGAACATCAAGTATATTTTTCTGACTCGGTTTGCAGAAATTTGGATGCCCTATCATAAACTTCAAGGATGGGAAAAGTGGCTGCATAGTTTTGGCAAACCACTAGTGTGGGCATTCTGGCGGCTAAATGAGACTATCTTGCGCTTACAGTTTCCCCTTGATGCTTGTGGAATGGTGCCCAAACAACCGATGAACAAATTGATTGGTTGTAGTATCGGCTTAGTGCCTAAAGGCTTTTTTGAATATGTACGCGCAGGTAAAATTCGTGCTGTCAAGACAAAGATCAACAAGTTTTTTGCTAGTGGCGTCGAATTGGATAACGGCGAGAAAATACAGGCAGATGTTGTTGTCTTTGGCACAGGATTTCTTCAGGATATCCCTTTTTTAGAAGAGAAGTACCACAGACACGTATTTGATCAGCAAGGCACTATCCATCTTTACCGCCATCTTATTCACCCCCATATTCCACAGATGGGTTTTGTTGGTTATAACTATACTTTCTGTGCCCAGTTATCAGCAGAAATTGGTGCTAGATGGTTATCAGAGTATGTCAAAGGGAATTTACCTTTACCATCCCCGCAACAGATGCTAGAGGATGTAACAGCAGAGTTGGAATGGAGGAAGAAAGATAGACCCTATGCTTTTGTCAGTGGAGCATGTGTAACTCCTTTTACATTCCATTACATTGATGAGTTGCTTCAGGATATGGGTCTGAGTAGCCGCCGTCAACCAGGGAACTTGGTTGGGGAGTTTCTGATGCCAATAGATCCATCTGCCTACAAGCATCTGGGCGAGGAATTACAAGCAAAACAAAAACAACATCCATCTCTCAATGATTTTGCGATCGCGGCAAGTGTAGAGGTCAAAAAGAAGCCTTCGTTGATATCTCCCTAA
- a CDS encoding SDR family oxidoreductase, which yields MTKLILITGISKGLGYAMTEGFIQEGHTVIGCARSLDAIDKIRHKYGAPNDFTSVDVANEPLVKKWAEHVLNKYEPPDIVINNAAIINYPAPLWEIPSEEFSDLIDINIKGVVNIIRHFVPAMVKNKRGIIVNFSSGWGRSTSAQVAPYCASKWAIEGLTGSLAQELPSGMAAIPLNPGIIHTDMLSISFGEEAANYTPVSDWVLKAVPFILKLKPKDNGIPLTVH from the coding sequence ATGACTAAACTCATCTTAATTACAGGTATCAGCAAAGGTCTAGGTTATGCGATGACCGAAGGTTTTATTCAAGAGGGACATACTGTTATTGGTTGCGCTCGTTCATTAGATGCTATTGATAAAATACGCCATAAATATGGTGCACCCAACGATTTCACATCTGTAGATGTGGCAAATGAACCGCTTGTAAAAAAATGGGCAGAACATGTACTGAACAAATATGAACCGCCAGATATAGTGATTAACAATGCAGCAATTATTAATTACCCAGCACCTTTATGGGAAATACCATCCGAAGAATTTTCCGATCTAATAGATATCAATATCAAAGGAGTAGTGAATATAATTCGCCATTTCGTACCAGCAATGGTCAAAAACAAACGGGGTATTATTGTTAACTTTAGTTCTGGCTGGGGACGTTCTACTTCAGCCCAAGTTGCACCATACTGTGCTTCCAAGTGGGCAATAGAAGGATTAACTGGTTCTTTGGCACAAGAATTGCCGAGTGGGATGGCAGCTATACCTCTCAATCCAGGGATTATTCATACAGATATGCTCTCTATTAGCTTTGGAGAAGAAGCTGCTAATTATACACCCGTGTCCGATTGGGTATTGAAAGCTGTGCCATTTATTCTCAAGTTAAAACCTAAAGATAACGGGATTCCTTTGACTGTACATTAA